GCCGCCTGCCGCCTGCCGCCTGCCGCCTGCCGCCTGCCGCCTGCCGCCTGCCGCCTGCCGCCTGCCGCCTGCCGCCTACCGCCTACCGCCTACCGCCTACCGCCTACCGCCTACCGCCTACAGCCTACAGCCTACAGCCTACAGCCTACAGCCTACAGCCTACAGCCTACAGCCTACCGCCTACAGCCTACCGCCTACCGCCTACCGCCTACAGCGCCCTGTACCATTTTCCCCGCTTGGTGGTAGAATAGCCACGGGAAGACTGTGGGAAGCGTTTTATGCACCATTTCGATGGGGATTTTGTTGAGGAAGTCGTAGAGCGTCTAGGCGGGATCAAGCGTGATGCGATCCCGCGCTGGGGCCAGTTGCGCCGGGACACCATGATCGAGCACCTGATCTGGTCGCTACGCCATTCCATGGGCAAGTCGCGCACTATTCCTTTTTTTGGCAACTGTTTTTCCCGATGCGTAAAACGCCCCCTCGTTCTGGCGGGCGTACTTCCTATCACCATGGCGATGGAACTGCCGGAGCACCTGCTCCACCAGGGTCTCAAAGCCCGCGAGCCCGGCGATCTGGAAACGCTCCAGGCCATTCTGGAGGAGTACCTGACCCTCGTGCAGGCGGACGAGTTGAAACCAGCCCCCCACCCCACCTTTGGTCGGATGGATATTGACGGTTGGGACCGCTTTCACGTGCTCCACTTTGAGCATCATCTGCGGCAGTTCGGCACCTGAGTTCTGCGGCCGATCCGCCCCAAATTCCGTCCCGCTATTGACTTAGCCTGGGCGGGGTTCGTATCATACGCCCCTTGTTTCTACCTCCTTATCCACCACCAGAACTGTTAGGGCGTATCGTTGGGACGTGTAATTGCTATAGCCAATCAGAAGGGGGGCGTGGGCAAGACCACCACCGCCGTCAATCTCTCCGCCTGCATGGCCGCGGCCCACAAGAAGACGCTCCTGATCGACCTGGACCCGCAGGGCAACGCCACCCAAGGCCTCGGAGTCGATAAGAACGCCGTGGAAGGCAGTGTCTACGACCTGCTGGTCAACGATAAATCTGTTGCCGACGTCGCCCTCGCCACGGAGTGGGACAATCTCTTCATCGTGCCCTCAAACCGGGAGCTGGTAGGCGCGGAAGTCGAGCTGATTGACGAGGAAGGCCGGGAATTTCGCCTGAAGACGCGCCTGGCCGAGGCCTTGAACGACTATGACTATATATTCATCGACTGCCCCCCCTCCCTCAGCATTTTGACGCTGAACGGGCTCGTGGCGGCGGATGGTGTGCTGGTGACGCTTCAGTGCGAGTATTATGCGCTGGAAGGGCTCAGTGAATTGCTTCAGACCATTATCCTGGTGCGGGACAATCTGAATCCCGAGCTTACGGTCTTCGGCGTGCTCTTGACCATGTACCAGCACACGAATCTGTGCAAGCAGGTGATGGACGACGTGCGGGGTCACCTCGGCGAGTCGGTCTTCCAGACCATCATCCCCCGGAATGTGACCCTGAGCGAGGCCCCCAGCTTTGGCAAGCCCGTCATCTATTACGACTTGAAGTGCGCGGGCGCCCAGGGCTACCTCGCCCTGGCGCGGGAGGTCATCACCCGTGGCTGATGCCAAGCGCAAAGGGCTGGGCAAGGGCCTGGGGGCGCTGATCGGCGGTGGGTCTCCATTGAATCGGCCTGCCACGGCGCCGACCCCGACCGCAACCGTCGCGCCCGCACCAGCGGAACCCGTCGCTTTGAGCGATGGCGCCGTACTCATCGAGGTGGACCCCTCGGAGCTGCGCTCCAACCCGAAGCAACCGCGCCACGTCTTCCGCGAAGAAGCTCTTCAGGAACTGGCGGAATCCATCCGCCGCGACGGCGTGCAGGAGCCGGTTCTGGTTCGCAGGGTCGGCGAGCACTATGAATTGATCAGCGGTGAGCGGCGCGTCCGCGCGAGTATCATGGCGGATCGAAAGCTGATCCCCGCCGTGGTCCGGGACGTGTCGGACCGCGACATGCTCAAGCTGGGCATCATTGAGAATATTCAGCGCGAAGATCTGAACGCGATGGAAACGGCCCAGGCCTATCAGGATCTGATGGACGAATTCGGCTGGACCCAGGAGCAGGTCTCTCAGGAAGTGGGCAAGAAGCGGGCAACGGTGGCGAACTCGCTCCGCCTGCTGAACCTGCCCGAGCCGGTGCAGGTGATGGTGGCGGATGGCTCGCTGAGCATGGGCCACGCCCGGGCGCTGCTGAGCATCGAATCGGTCTCGGGCCAGATTAACGCCGCGCGAAAGATTGTGAACGAGGGCCTCTCGGTGCGCCAGGCGGAAAAGCTGGCGACGGAACAGAAGGGCGCCGCCAAGCCCCCCGCGTTGAAACCGCCCAAAGACCCGAACGTCGCCCAGTTGGAAGACGACCTCCGGCGCCGCCTGGGCACGAAGGTCCACCTGAAGACGCAGGAAGGCGGCAAAGGCCGGATCGAGATCGAGTATTTCTCGCTGGACGAGCTGGATCGCCTGCTGGGCATGCTGCGCGGCTAGGGTATGCATGATTGCGGGGGTGCTTGAAGGACGAAAGACTTAAGGGACCGAAAGGACGTAAGGGACTGGAAGCAAGTTGCATATAAGTCTCTGCTGTCCCTGTAGTCCCTGTGATTTGTAACTATTGCTTGCCTGCTTATCCTAAAAGGCCTCCTATCATGCTCGACATCAAACTAATCCGCCAGGACCCCGAAGCCGTTACCGCCGCACTGGCGAAACGGGGCGGCTCCTTCGCCATCGACCAGGTACTCGAAGAAGACGCGAAGCGCCGTACGCTGGTCTATGAGATGGAACAGCTCCGCGCGGAGCAGAATGTGGCCAGCGAGGCCATCGGCGCGGCGAAGAAAGCCAAACAGGATGCGAGCGTAGCCATCGCCGCGATGAAGACCATCAAGGATCGCATCGCGGTGCTGGAAGAGCAGGTGCGCGAAGTGGACGCCACGCTGGCCGACCTGTTGCTGGGCATCCCCAATCTTCCGGATGAGAGCCTGCCCGTGGGCACGAGCGACGCCGACAACCGCGAAGAGCGGAAATGGGGCGAGATCCCAAAATTCGACTTTGAGCCCAAGGATCACGTGGCCATTGGCGAAGCGCTGGGCCTCCTGGACTTTGAGTGTGCGGCGAAATTGACCGGCGCGCGCTTCTGCCTGAGCCGGGGCGCGGGCGCGCGGCTGGAACGGGCGCTAATCAATTTCATGCTGGACACGCACACCGGCCAGCACGGCTACACCGAGATCCTGCCTCCCTTCATGGTGAATTCGCAGAGCATGCAGGGCACCGGCCAATTGCCGAAATTCGCGGCGGACGGCTTCCGCATTACGGACACGGACTACTGGCTCATCCCCACGGCGGAAGTGCCCGTGACGAATATTCATCGCGACGAAATTCTGAGCGATTCCGATCTGCCGATTTACTACGCGGCATACACGCCCTGTTTCCGCAGCGAAGCGGGCGCCTATGGCAAGGACACGCGCGGCATGATCCGCCAGCACCAGTTCAACAAGGTGGAGATGGTGAAGTTCACCCGCCCGGAAGATAGCTGGGACGAACTGGAGAAGCTGACGAACAATGCCGAGGCGATTTTGCAGGCGCTGGGTCTCCCCTATCGCGTCATGACGCTGTGCACCGGCGATCTCGGCTTCTCCGCTGCGAAGACTTATGACCTCGAAGTCTGGCTCCCCGGCCAGAGCGCCTACCGCGAGATCAGCTCCTGCTCGAACTTCACGGACTACCAGGCGCGCCGGGCGAATATCCGCTTCAAGCGCGACAAGAAGCCCGAGTTCGTCCACACGATCAATGGCTCGGGCCTGGCGGTCGGCCGAACCCTTGTGGCCGTGCTGGAGAACTACCAGCAGGCCGATGGGTCGGTGATCGTGCCGGAAGTGCTGCGCGGATACATGGGCGGGCTGGAGCGGATCGCGAAGGCTTAGGCGGGTGACGGGGCAGGCGGAGGACTTGTGAAAGTTATCGTCCAGCGGGAGCACGGACTTTCCAGTCCGTGATTTTCGTGCGACGGAGTCGCACGATACGCGGGTAAGAAAACCCGCGCTCCCGTTTGGCGCTCACGGTCACAAAACAAGCGCATGTGGCCGCTTGGTCACCAACGTGAGCTTAATGTCAAGCTGGAAGCTTAACCCACGTTGGTGCGCCGTTCCAAAACCGAGTGCCAATGGATAACACGAGTACCTCCCGGAGGCACCACCCCATGACCGACGCCCTCAAACAAGCCGCACAGGCCATCGCCAAAGGCCGCCACGTCATCGCCGTTACGGGCGCGGGCATCTCGGTGGAAAGCGGTATCCCCGACTTCCGGAGTCCCGGGGGGATTTGGGACACCTATCCGCCGGAAGACTACGCCACGATTGACGCGTTCCTGGAAGCCCCGGATCGCGTGTGGCAACTGTGGTACGACCTCGGCGCGATGCTGGGTGATGTGCAACCGAATCCGGGCCATCATGCCCTGACCGCGCTCCAGAACATGGGTCGGCTCGAAGCGATCATCACGCAGAACATCGACAACCTCCATCAGGAATCGGGCTCGGTGCAGGTGATCGAATACCACGGTAATGGCCGGCACATGCGCTGCGTGGTGTGCGCCGGAAATGTGCCCCTTGACCTATCACTTCGGAGCGAGAACGCACCGCGCTGCGCCTGCGGCGGGGTGATGAAGCCGGACGTGGTGCTCTTCGGCG
The nucleotide sequence above comes from Candidatus Hydrogenedentota bacterium. Encoded proteins:
- a CDS encoding DUF1569 domain-containing protein; amino-acid sequence: MHHFDGDFVEEVVERLGGIKRDAIPRWGQLRRDTMIEHLIWSLRHSMGKSRTIPFFGNCFSRCVKRPLVLAGVLPITMAMELPEHLLHQGLKAREPGDLETLQAILEEYLTLVQADELKPAPHPTFGRMDIDGWDRFHVLHFEHHLRQFGT
- a CDS encoding ParA family protein; translation: MGRVIAIANQKGGVGKTTTAVNLSACMAAAHKKTLLIDLDPQGNATQGLGVDKNAVEGSVYDLLVNDKSVADVALATEWDNLFIVPSNRELVGAEVELIDEEGREFRLKTRLAEALNDYDYIFIDCPPSLSILTLNGLVAADGVLVTLQCEYYALEGLSELLQTIILVRDNLNPELTVFGVLLTMYQHTNLCKQVMDDVRGHLGESVFQTIIPRNVTLSEAPSFGKPVIYYDLKCAGAQGYLALAREVITRG
- a CDS encoding ParB/RepB/Spo0J family partition protein, with translation MADAKRKGLGKGLGALIGGGSPLNRPATAPTPTATVAPAPAEPVALSDGAVLIEVDPSELRSNPKQPRHVFREEALQELAESIRRDGVQEPVLVRRVGEHYELISGERRVRASIMADRKLIPAVVRDVSDRDMLKLGIIENIQREDLNAMETAQAYQDLMDEFGWTQEQVSQEVGKKRATVANSLRLLNLPEPVQVMVADGSLSMGHARALLSIESVSGQINAARKIVNEGLSVRQAEKLATEQKGAAKPPALKPPKDPNVAQLEDDLRRRLGTKVHLKTQEGGKGRIEIEYFSLDELDRLLGMLRG
- the serS gene encoding serine--tRNA ligase, with the translated sequence MLDIKLIRQDPEAVTAALAKRGGSFAIDQVLEEDAKRRTLVYEMEQLRAEQNVASEAIGAAKKAKQDASVAIAAMKTIKDRIAVLEEQVREVDATLADLLLGIPNLPDESLPVGTSDADNREERKWGEIPKFDFEPKDHVAIGEALGLLDFECAAKLTGARFCLSRGAGARLERALINFMLDTHTGQHGYTEILPPFMVNSQSMQGTGQLPKFAADGFRITDTDYWLIPTAEVPVTNIHRDEILSDSDLPIYYAAYTPCFRSEAGAYGKDTRGMIRQHQFNKVEMVKFTRPEDSWDELEKLTNNAEAILQALGLPYRVMTLCTGDLGFSAAKTYDLEVWLPGQSAYREISSCSNFTDYQARRANIRFKRDKKPEFVHTINGSGLAVGRTLVAVLENYQQADGSVIVPEVLRGYMGGLERIAKA
- a CDS encoding NAD-dependent deacylase, giving the protein MTDALKQAAQAIAKGRHVIAVTGAGISVESGIPDFRSPGGIWDTYPPEDYATIDAFLEAPDRVWQLWYDLGAMLGDVQPNPGHHALTALQNMGRLEAIITQNIDNLHQESGSVQVIEYHGNGRHMRCVVCAGNVPLDLSLRSENAPRCACGGVMKPDVVLFGEAIPRDALEAADRAAALADVVIIVGTSATVYPAAELPVIAKRNGAYIIECNLEPTEFTGYITDAFLQGPSGKVLPRLVDAVREFL